Within Syngnathus scovelli strain Florida chromosome 22, RoL_Ssco_1.2, whole genome shotgun sequence, the genomic segment GTCTTCTGCAAGATTCACTCGGCGGGAACAGGTTTGCGATCACCCGCCATTTTCAGAGCTCCGTTCCCCCAACGTGATTATCATTTTCACCTCCTTCAGTCAAACGGTGATGATCGCTTGCATCAGCCCGTCCGACCGCGACTTCATGGAGACCTTGAACACTCTGAAATACGCCAACCGGGCACGGAACATCAAAAATAAAGTGATGGTGAACCAGGATCGCGCTAGTCAGCAGATTAGCGCCTTGAGGACGGAGATGGCCCGTCTGCAGATGGAGCTGATGGAGTACAAAACGGTGAGGGACGTCCTGGTTATAGAAGAAATGAGCAGATGGAATTTACAGTCATCCGTCTCGATTAGGGTAAGCGAATGGTCGGGGAGGATGGCATGGAGGGCATTAACGACTTGGTCCACGAGAACGCCATGCTCCAAACGGACAATAATAATTTGAGGGTGAGGGTGAAGGCCATGCAGGAGACCATCGACGCCCAGCGAAGCAGACTCACGCAAATCCTCAGTGATGGAGCCAATCAGGCACTGGCCAAAGCAGGTGAGAATTACGAAATATAAATCGGCATTTCTCAATTTGATTTACCGCCATTGATTTCCGCTTTCAGGTGAAGGCAACGAGGAAATCGCCAACATGATCCACAACTACATCAAGGAAATCGAGGAGCTCAGGTACCACAACTCACAATTTTGAAAAGACCGCCATGCAAAGAATCACTTCCTCTCCTCGCCGACAGGGCCAAACTTCTAGAGAGCGAGGCCCTCAACGAGAACCTGCGGAAGAGCCTGGCACGTGCCTCCACTCGCTCGTCGCTGTACGCTGGCCCCGCCTCCTTCTCCCCGGGACTTGAGAAAGAAGCCAACGACGTCATTGAGATGGCCAAGAAAGACCTGGAGAAGCtcaagaagaaggagaagaagaagaaaaagaggtaTCTGTTTTAGATGTGTGTTACCATAGCAACAGCTCATCAACTGGGACCAtgagcaaatattttttttttcatatctcCATATTTGCAACTGCTTCTCACTTTCTCTTcctctcttgctctcttgcAAACTTCCCTCACTTAAACTTGTCTGCCCCCCGCCAatcctcacccccccccccccccccttcctgaaGACTGAGGCAATCCCAGCAGGACGATCGGCAACAGGACGGCAGGTTCGCTCCATCCCATCCAGGGAATCGGGGGGGACAAATACCTGAACCTCCTTTCAATTACAGGCTCTGATTTTAAattggaataaataaataaatatatttaaataaatttataataaatggtcaatttaaatacatttatttttttgcaaaataaattaatgcagaataaatatattaaataaataaataaaaataccttTAAGAcagttttcaataaaaaaaagccaagtAATTGAAATGAAGGATTTCAGTGGATTTTCCTCATCACCGACAAATGACTGCTAATCTCCGACTTTTCCCGCACAGGTGGTTTTGCACTCCCGAAAATCCTGTCTAATCCCTCTTTCATCACTTTTAATCTGTGGCATCACAAATTAGTGATTGTCATAAAGTGATGATACGTGATCCGCTCCTGATTAACTTGCATGTACCTTTTCGTGTCAAAACAATCAAGCCACCAATtaacaaaaaacaattttctcCTCCAGCGTTATTAAAGAAGAAACGCCGGACAATGATCAGGAACGAGGCGGCAACGAAGCAGAAGTGGTACGTTCAAAGACAAAAATATTTATCCACTCCAAAGTGTCATTTTGGTTGTACGTGACAAGGAGGGAAGCGACCACGAGGAAGTCGAGGACGGCGATGAAGACGACTCGGATTCGGCTGGGGAGGAGACGTCCGAGGAGTCCGGCGCGGAGGAGCTAGAtgacaaaggtaaaaaaaataaaataagaccaAGCCGTGATCTGACGGACGGATTTTGTAGAAGACGTCCAGGCCGACTTGGCCAACATCACGTGCGAGATCGCCATCAAGCAGAAGCTGATCGACGAGTTGGAGAACAGCCAGCGGCGGCTCCATACGCTTAAGCAGCAGTACGAGCACAAGCTGGTCATGCTGCAGAATAAAATCCGAGACACGCAGCAGGAGAGGGACAAAGTGCTCCACAACATgggtgagaagaaaaaaaaaaaaaaaaacggaatgcACATCTCTAATACATTTTGATTGCACCATCCAGGTTCAGTAGAGTCCTGCACGGAAGAGAAGGCCAAGAGGATCAAGGCCGAGTACGAGAGGAAGCTGAGCTCCATGAACAAGGAGCTGCAGAAGCTCCAGTCCGCTCAGAAGGAGCACGCTCGTCTCCTCAAGAACCAGTCGCAGTACGAGAAGCAGCTCAAGAAACTGCAGCTGGATGTCACAGAGATGAAGAAGACTAAGGtttgctaatttttttttttagactagtTAATGCAGAAAAAGCTGGTTGAAATATACGTTTGTCCACTAGGTGGCACTAATGCGTCAGATGAAGGAGCAGCAGGAACGTAACAGAGCCACCGAGTGCAAGAGGAATAGGGAGATTGCTTCTCTGAAGAAAGACCAACGAAGATCTGAGGTGCCCAACTCGTGTCGGGACATAAAATCATTTAAATGCTAACCTGAGATTGTAATGGCGGACATCATCCTTTAGGGGGAGCTATTTTCACTAAATCTCTGAATTTTGTGTGACAGCATCAAGTAAAACAACTTGAGGCACAGAAGAGACAGCAGGAGTTAATTCTTCGTAGGAAGAACGAAGAAGTAAGaacattcttttatttttcctcGTCATTGGAACTGAAATGCTTTTTCTGAACTGCAGGTGACTGCTTTGAGGCGGCAGGTGAGGCCGGTGTCGGGCAAGGCGAGCAGGAAAGTCACCTTACCCGAAATCTCGGAACCGTTCTATCGGAGCGCCCCGGGTAGGCCGTACTCCTCGGGAACGTCCAACGGCGCCAGGTGTGGAAACTCGACTCTATTTtgttagcataaaaaaaaaaaatcgggaaagaaaaaaactctTTGCCTTCAGGAGTTCGCCTATAGGTAGCAGATACCTGAGCCGGAACGCCAGGGTCAAATGGCAATCATTGGAGCGGCGGGTCAGTGACATCATCATGCAAcggatgaccatctccaacatgGAAACCGATATGAATCGACTCATGAAGGTCAGATATTTCAACTTAATCAATCCAAGCTCCCAATATTTAAACTCCCGCTACCACTCAAGCAAAGAGAGGAGCTAACCAAGCGTCGGGAGCGAGTGTCCAGGAAGAAAACCAAGATGGCGGCGGAGGCGGCCCCGGACGCCGAGCGTTCGCTGACTCCCTTGAACGAAGAGTTGGAATCTTTGAGCGCTAACATCGACTACATCAACGACAGCATCGCGGACTGTCAGGCTAACATCATGCAGATGGAGGAGGCCAAGGTGAGGTGCAACATCTCACTATTTCACGGACCTACATACTCGATTATTTTTGGGTCGTAGGAAGAAGGCAACACCGTGGACGTAACGGCGGTGGTCAGCTCGTGTAATCTATCAGAGGCTCTTTTCCTTCTGGACCATTTCATGACCATGGCCATCAATAAGGTGACAAGGACTTCCTGTTATGTTAGTGGAGCATCGGACCAAAATTGTGTTCCTCGCAGGGTCTGCAAGCGGCTCAGAAGGACTCTCAGCTGAAGGTGATGGAGGGTCGGCTGAAGCAGACGGAGATCAACAGCGCCACGCAGAACCAGCTGCTGTTCCACATGTTGAAGGAGAAAGCTGAGATCAACCCCGAGCTGGATGCACTGCTGGGGAGCGCTCTCCAAGGTCAGCACGCCTTTTGACTTTTAAcgaagcttcatgaaccagttgcacttgttttatttttaaagcccttcatttaaaacaacagtgccatctagaggaatcaaaaaatactgcaactggttcatgaagcaagttTGAAGCTTCACTTTGAGCTGTGAGCTTTATTCGGGTTtcaatttgatttctttttgtcttttttttttttggtgtgaacTCAAGAGTTAGGTTACCTGTCACCAGGTGAGTAATAGTGTTTCGAGAACTTCAAGATttcaaatatgcaaatgagctggGAGAAATCTTCAAGTGCGATTCATCGTGACCCCTTGTTAGAGTATCTTCAACTTCTTAATAGTTGTTTGTTTcccttttgtgtgacctttatcTCCTTTTTTACTCTTTTGTGCTTTAAACccgcattttttttccactgtaagGAATCaagtcaattatttttttccgaTTTCTAGAGAATGGGGACGAAAGCAGCAGCGATGAGTCGAACACCAGCCCGGCTGCAGACGGAAGGTAATATTGGGGACATTCAAATAATCGAAATCAAGCTACTGATCGAAGTCTGATATCGTTTCAGCGCACAGCCGTCCGATCTGATGAAGTTTTGTAGCGACTCCCGTCCGAGAAATAAGGTGGCGAACAGCGACACGATCACGCCAAATTATATTTTGTTATGTAATAATCGATGTTGAATTGCCGCAGGCTCGGAGGAGAACCGCGACCCAGATGGAGCTTCTCTACGCCACCGCGGGAGATTCGCCCTTCGATTCGTCTACCGGCGACTTCTCGGGTCCTTTGCTTCCTCTCGCCGATCCGGATCCGGGCCGCGAATCCCCGTCTTCGATCTCGGCTCGCTCGGCCGGCGTGTAAGCGTTAACGCAAAAGCTCCTTTCAGACAGGCTGACTCGTCACACTTTTGATTTCCGATAGCTTCCGATCGAGGTCACCGATAAGCAGCGCTGAGAGGCAGCAGCTTGAGCGCTCGCCTCTTACCCGCAGGAAAATGCAAGAAACTCCAACGGCTACATCAGGGAACGCTAAAACGCGAGCGTAAGAAGTTGTACTTTGTCGCCCCCTTGTGGCTCACATAGGCAATTACAACACTtttatttggttttatttttcagATTGGATGAGTCTTCTGTATTTGACAGCCATAGGTACTCTTCTTTATTTACTTTTGTTTGGTATCGTAGTAGTGGAAAAAGTAGAaaatttcattttgaaaaaattTTCGCCGATTGGAATTAAATTAAGTTAGCCACTGTAAGtaggctatttatttatttattcaaataaatcataatatctattttaaatggcaaattatttttttgtctttcattcCAGAGGTGTAATCAGCCCCATAGAGCCGCCCAAGACCAGCCGGGCGGCCAAACTTCAATGTGTCCACGTTGCCGAGGGACACACCAAGCCTGTCCTCAGTGTGGACGTCACCGAAGATCTCCTCTTTACAGGATCCAAaggtaaatattatttttatttttttaaattaaagtaCACCATCGTCCCATTTTCTTTAGATCGAACGTGTAAGGTGTGGAATTTGGTGACCGGTCAAGAGATCATGTCTTTAGCGGATCATCCTAGCAGCGTCGTCTCAGTCAGGTATCAATcattaaatatgtattttatttccaATTATTTCAAAGACTACAGTCTGTTTTGATATTACAGGTACACCTCCAGCCTGGTCTTTACCGTTTCCAATGCGTACATCAAAGTATGGGATATAAGAGATTGCGCAAAATGTATACGCACGCTTACGTAAGTTCTGTTATGGCCGTCGTTGTCCAAGATATtcgtcataataataataatctcgcTTGCTTTAGGGCTTCGGGTCAAGTTGCGACGGGCGACACCTGTTCCTCAAACCGGAGTTTCTCCATCCCTCCGGGGGAAAGTCAGATTAACCAGATCGCCATCAATCCCGCCGGTTCCTTCCTGTATGCTGCTGCCGGGAATGCGGTCCGCATGTGGGATCTCCGCAAGTAAGTCtaacatgtattttttaaaaacataaatCTATCATTACCGTAAATTTCGCACTATATTttacaaattttgaaccctcaaTCAGaagttttagctggtgcggcttatagtccagtgcggcttatagtcagaaaattacggtaaatcaaagtcaaagtcaaagtcaaagtctcctttattgtcaattcctccgcatgtcaagacacacaaagagatcgaaattacgtttctcactatcccagggtgacaagacagagttcacaacgcacatacaagtaaacaacacaggaaaaataacataagaagtcaacatcaatgaacaataagcgtgatagcacgctagccgctcccgatgcacagcagagtccggtaagatgacagtcaaccaggccactgtgaacacgagcacacagcaggcacgcactgtccggttcgtggatcctatcaggcgaacgcaacccatcttgtcgtcccgcgaacgaacgtacgccaggagaatggaaggcacgaatgggcgagctgggttggccgcaagcctggcccgacgtctccgcgctggcccctcttccgctgcctcgcagacccgctgccgacgcatcccaacaatgctccaggacggagcagtccgagctcaggacgcagtccaaccgggggaggaagagcaggccagtccggcgtcgctccatgacgaagcagtccgagcgctaacaccagcagcaaatctctccacaccaaagtccagaacgccataaaacccacttccgccgatgttgagcagaacatgcccgccgcactagtagcacgacgtatcacacgagacgaatacacacaaaactgccagacaaacactcagtaaacactcacaaaacaccgaacgggacagagagtggccgctgcgtgtgcacgcgccgccatcttgacaaCAGAACATCAGTGATTCACCAGTGTAacaatttttcaaattttgtaAAATACTATACTCCAGCTATtcccataaaaaaaatgatggaaaTTCACGTCATTGGTGTTAAAAGGGATAATTTTGTACCATCAACTATTAAAACGGGTCAAAACACTGATGCTAATCGTTGACTTTTGTCTGTGAGCTAGGTTCGCCTCCACCGGGAAGCTCACCGGCCATTTAGGAACCATCACGTGTCTCACGGTCGATAAATTAGGTAACGGACAAGACCTGGTCCTCACCGGCGCCAAAGACCATCACATTAAAGTAGGAGACGCTCTCAAAACCATCTCACGACGATTTTAGAATGAAGCAAATGACAAATTGATGTTTGCCAGATGTTCGAGGTGACAGAAGGAGCTCAGGGGAGTATCGGTTCCTGCCACACGTTGGACCCCGCTCATCAGGAGAGCGTGGAGTCTCTGGCCTTGCATGGGGACGTTCTCTACAGCGGCTCCAAAGACCACTACATCAAAAAATGGGACTTAGCCAGTAGGCGGTTGCTGCAGGTAAGATTGAAACGGCCCATCAAATCATTTTGAAAATTCCAAATTGAGTCTCGGGTCTTTCTTCTAGCAGTCAGTCAGTTCCCAGACGGATTGGGTTAGCGCTTTGGGCGTGGTTCCCGGCACTTTGGCGTTACTCAGCGGATGCAGAGGTGGGCTTCTCCGGCTGTGGCACGTCGACTCACTAGCGCCCCTAGGGGACATCCAAGGCCATGACAGCCCTATTAACGGCCTGGCGACCAACAGCAGTCATCTATTCACCGCCTCCGAGTAAGTCATGTCTTAAATGTCTTTCTGTCACTCATAAataatttttaattgttttttttttgctcgcagTGATCGAACAGTGAAGATCTGGGAAGCCAAAGGATCTCTCGAGGATGGAGTCCATTGACAGCTATGATTCTGCTTCAGTTCAAATCCTCCTAGTCTTTACTCGCTtgcattgattttattttttcttcttccaaatGCTGGATGGTCAACATTTTTGGATTTTCCGTGTGTTTCTTTCCTAGTCTTGACTGTGTGAATCCAAGGACCAAAATACTACTGAAGCTGCAttgtcttattattattattattatgtaaaCGAGTTTTTATATACTTTGTATGGCCGAGAGGTTTCTGTGTCCATCAAGTATCTGTAGCCTtaatgcagtaaaaaaaaaaaaaaaatccgttatgTTCTCATGCATTGTGTCGTGCAATGTAACTTGTCatgagtgttttattttttttaatttacagcTCACCGCCCCCGTCTAGTCTTTATCTTGGTAAGTTAGGCATTTCTTATCTTCCTGAAAATGTGATATAAATTTAAATATGGGTGGGTACTGGTCAAAAGAAGAtatgtcagtaaaaaaaaaaaaaaagttatcagCTGCCTTTTCATTTGCACTTGTCtgactgctgagttgtttttgtAGCATTTAAGTGTGAATATC encodes:
- the LOC125991912 gene encoding LOW QUALITY PROTEIN: kinesin-like protein KIF21A (The sequence of the model RefSeq protein was modified relative to this genomic sequence to represent the inferred CDS: inserted 2 bases in 1 codon), with the translated sequence MSGGADESSVRVALRIRPQLAREKIEGCHICTYVMPGEPQVVLGKDKAFTYDFVFDIDTQQDAIYGHCTESLIEGCFEGYNATVFAYGQTGSGKTYTMGTGFDVNIGEDELGIIPRAVNHLFRGIEERRQAATEQGKPVPEFKINAQFLELYNEEVVDLFDATRDVEARRQRSSVRIHEDANGGIYTVGVTTRSVNSAAEMIQCLKLGALSRTTASTQMNVQSSRSHAIFTIHLCQVRMCSPDNDNAADNRQASDIDEFETLSAKFHFVDLAGSERLKRTGATGDRAKEGISINCGLLALGNVISALGDRSKRSTHVPYRDSKLTRLLQDSLGGNSQTVMIACISPSDRDFMETLNTLKYANRARNIKNKVMVNQDRASQQISALRTEMARLQMELMEYKTGKRMVGEDGMEGINDLVHENAMLQTDNNNLRVRVKAMQETIDAQRSRLTQILSDGANQALAKAGEGNEEIANMIHNYIKEIEELRAKLLESEALNENLRKSLARASTRSSLYAGPASFSPGLEKEANDVIEMAKKDLEKLKKKEKKKKKRLRQSQQDDRQQDGSVIKEETPDNDQERGGNEAEVEGSDHEEVEDGDEDDSDSAGEETSEESGAEELDDKEDVQADLANITCEIAIKQKLIDELENSQRRLHTLKQQYEHKLVMLQNKIRDTQQERDKVLHNMGSVESCTEEKAKRIKAEYERKLSSMNKELQKLQSAQKEHARLLKNQSQYEKQLKKLQLDVTEMKKTKVALMRQMKEQQERNRATECKRNREIASLKKDQRRSEHQVKQLEAQKRQQELILRRKNEEVTALRRQVRPVSGKASRKVTLPEISEPFYRSAPGRPYSSGTSNGARCGXTRLYFVSIKKKNRERKKLFAFRSSPIGSRYLSRNARVKWQSLERRVSDIIMQRMTISNMETDMNRLMKQREELTKRRERVSRKKTKMAAEAAPDAERSLTPLNEELESLSANIDYINDSIADCQANIMQMEEAKEEGNTVDVTAVVSSCNLSEALFLLDHFMTMAINKGLQAAQKDSQLKVMEGRLKQTEINSATQNQLLFHMLKEKAEINPELDALLGSALQENGDESSSDESNTSPAADGSAQPSDLMKFCSDSRPRNKARRRTATQMELLYATAGDSPFDSSTGDFSGPLLPLADPDPGRESPSSISARSAGVFRSRSPISSAERQQLERSPLTRRKMQETPTATSGNAKTRALDESSVFDSHRGVISPIEPPKTSRAAKLQCVHVAEGHTKPVLSVDVTEDLLFTGSKDRTCKVWNLVTGQEIMSLADHPSSVVSVRYTSSLVFTVSNAYIKVWDIRDCAKCIRTLTASGQVATGDTCSSNRSFSIPPGESQINQIAINPAGSFLYAAAGNAVRMWDLRKFASTGKLTGHLGTITCLTVDKLGNGQDLVLTGAKDHHIKMFEVTEGAQGSIGSCHTLDPAHQESVESLALHGDVLYSGSKDHYIKKWDLASRRLLQQSVSSQTDWVSALGVVPGTLALLSGCRGGLLRLWHVDSLAPLGDIQGHDSPINGLATNSSHLFTASDDRTVKIWEAKGSLEDGVH